The following coding sequences are from one Salvia hispanica cultivar TCC Black 2014 chromosome 3, UniMelb_Shisp_WGS_1.0, whole genome shotgun sequence window:
- the LOC125216736 gene encoding pectin acetylesterase 8-like, whose product MASGLLLAFFLLIAQLITLKCEVPFTFVADAIAKRAVCIDGSQAGYHHDLGSGNGVNNWMIYLMGGGWCNNGLTCQRRRKGALGSTKNIKPTNFGGILSSNRGINPDFYNWNRVHVHYCDGSSFIGDTSVTNLGPHLQLRGSRIFSAIINELLEKGMKSAKNALLVGGSAGGLATILNCDRFRASLPNATRTKCVSDAGFFIRATKVSYAGQRETRFNSIVRFHNLTNFLPKSCTSRMKSGLCLFPENLVEDIQTPLFLINSVYDRVQIGRNLKPEKLRDAEGWKSCTRDLSKCRSPHRKLIQDFGTAFRETLMNIGDNPSRGLFINACYAHTYMESSEFWNSIGSPKLENKTISGAVGDWYFDRSIVKLIDTSTDFPMNCLPQKSF is encoded by the exons ATGGCGAGTGGCTTGTTGTTGGCATTTTTTCTACTAATTGCTCAACTAATTACACTAAAGTGTGAGGTCCCCTTCACTTTTGTTGCAGATGCAATAGCAAAAAGGGCAG TTTGTATTGACGGAAGCCAAGCTGGCTACCACCATGATCTTGGATCCGGAAATGGAGTTAATAATTGGATGATTTATCTAATG GGGGGTGGATGGTGTAACAATGGTTTAACATGCCAGCGAAGAAGGAAAGGTGCTCTTGGgagtactaaaaatattaaaccaACAAATTTTGGTGGCATTCTTAGTTCAAACCGTGGCATCAATCCAG ATTTTTACAATTGGAATAGAGTACATGTTCACTACTGCGATGGCTCGTCTTTTATTGGAGATACTTCCGTAACTAATCTG GGACCCCACCTCCAACTTAGGGGGTCAAGAATTTTTAGTGCTATAATAAACGAGCTTCTGGAGAAAGGAATGAAGAGTGCAAAAAAT GCTCTACTTGTTGGTGGCTCGGCCGGAGGGCTAGCCACAATTCTAAATTGTGATCGTTTTCGAGCTAGTTTACCAAATGCCACTAGGACAAAATGCGTGTCTGATGCTGGCTTTTTCATTCGAGC aacgAAGGTCTCTTATGCTGGTCAAAGAGAAACACGTTTTAATTCTATTGTTAGGTTTCAT AATTTGACCAATTTCTTACCCAAATCATGCACATCAAGAATGAAATCCGGTTTA TGTCTATTTCCTGAAAATCTGGTTGAAGATATCCAAACCCCattgtttttaataaatagcGTCTATGATAGAGTTCAA ATTGGGCGTAATCTGAAACCTGAGAAGTTGCGTGACGCTGAGGGATGGAAAAGTTGCACAAGAGATTTATCTAAGTGTAGATCTCCCCATAGGAAACTCATACAag aTTTTGGAACTGCATTCCGTGAAACATTGATGAATATTGGTGATAATCCATCAAGAGGATTATTTATCAACGCTTGTTATGCCCATACTTATATGGAATCCAGTGAATTTTGGAATTCAATTGGGTCACccaaattagaaaataag ACTATTTCGGGTGCAGTTGGAGATTGGTACTTTGATCGAAGCATTGTCAAATTAATTGATACTAGTACTGATTTTCCAATGAATTGTTTACCCCAAaagtcattttaa
- the LOC125211079 gene encoding uncharacterized protein LOC125211079 yields the protein MGLSSSKHNAAGQLPSSSSSSSSSSGAAVRRTRSGRSRVLKSSCLGSHCDNRDAPQVSGGLAKDNGKTAFCPSENKLDSCPVSADCYRTDKAEDSNDLNCTNSGVQLHGWDDPSLTDNTSREGNSSRVLSSRSLNPPSRFLSRLSNPGNLSFRLTRGNSLGSSRPYPAPSMGLTTSNDKEEECADPSSSFVNRNERPQGCDFFPACFTSRSPGRPDENIAPNSNPDFSRSFQDSQRLNNGLRNRNNNTVDCNPDLFSPLDHVHTDDDGTRHAARRSAREPAERNVRFSRTLSVGRLRDRVLRRTTASDLELYNFQQDGEVRLAHQDTGAQGLGHAELDATSDENNFSHQNSSDNVPSSFPNPFYGSQNNVYGTPRAARETRYRDLLEHRSNFMERRRRIRSQVRALQRLGSRFENLTAQERSCILSGQHQGGHCTCRIASREANSNDDANARASISRIVMLAEALFEVLDEIHQQSVVLSRPSVSSIGSVPAPIEVVDSLPLKIFSKFKRKSCEDTAQCYICLVEYEDGDSVRVLPCHHEFHRACIDKWLKEIHRVCPLCRHDICRPDSLTTGSC from the exons ATGGGGCTGAGCAGTAGCAAGCACAATGCCGCAGGGCAATTgccttcctcctcctcttcttcgtCGTCCTCGTCTGGTGCTGCCGTTCGGAGGACTCGATCCGGCCGAAGCAGAGTTTTGAAATCGTCATGTCTTGGATCTCACTGCGATAATCGTGATGCACCGCAg GTGTCTGGTGGCCTGGCTAAAGATAATGGAAAGACAGCCTTCTGTCCAAGTGAGAACAAATTAGATTCTTGTCCAGTTTCAGCTGATTGTTACAGGACAGATAAAGCTGAGGATAGTAATGACCTGAATTGTACAAATTCTGGCGTTCAGCTCCACGGGTGGGATGACCCTAGTTTGACCGATAATACGTCTAGAGAAGGCAACAGTTCTAGGGTTCTTTCCTCTCGCTCACTTAATCCTCCTAGCCGTTTCCTTTCTCGCCTCAGTAATCCTGGAAACTTGAGCTTCCGTCTCACAAGAGGTAACAGTTTGGGCTCCAGTAGACCTTATCCTGCACCTTCGATGGGTCTTACAACTTCGAATGACAAAGAGGAAGAATGTGCTGATCCCTCTAGTAGTTTTGTAAATAGGAATGAGAGGCCACAAGGCTGTGATTTTTTTCCTGCTTGCTTCACCAGTAGGTCTCCTGGAAGGCCAGACGAAAATATTGCGCCTAACTCAAATCCGGATTTTTCCAGAAGTTTTCAAGATAGCCAACGGTTAAATAATGGTCtgagaaatagaaataataatactgTAGATTGCAATCCGGACTTATTTTCACCTTTAGATCATGTACACACGGATGATGATGGAACAAGGCATGCTGCAAGACGGTCTGCTCGAGAACCTGCGGAACGGAATGTTCGGTTTAGTAGAACATTAAGTGTTGGCAGGCTTCGTGACAGAGTTCTTCGTAGAACTACTGCTTCTGATTTGGAGCTATATAATTTTCAGCAAGATGGAGAAGTGAGGCTTGCTCATCAGGATACTGGTGCACAGGGTTTAGGTCATGCAGAACTGGATGCAACATCCGATGAAAATAACTTCAGTCATCAGAACAGTTCTGATAATGTCCCATCCAGTTTTCCCAACCCCTTTTATGGTAGTCAAAATAATGTGTATGGAACCCCACGAGCTGCTAGAGAGACCAGATATAGAGATCTACTGGAGCATAGATCAAATTTCATGGAGCGAAGGCGAAGAATAAGATCACAG GTTCGTGCACTACAGAGACTTGGAAGCCGATTTGAGAACCTGACTGCTCAGGAGAGGTCTTGCATCTTATCTGGTCAGCATCAAGGAGGACATTGTACTTGCCGCATTGCCTCTCGAGAGGCTAATTCAAATGATGATGCTAATGCTAGGGCTAGCATATCAAGAATTGTCATGCTAGCAGAGGCTTTGTTTGAG gtTCTGGATGAAATTCACCAGCAGTCCGTTGTCTTGTCTCGACCATCTGTTTCGTCAATTGGATCTGTTCCAGCACCTATTGAAGTGGTGGACTCCCTGCCCTTGaaaatatttagtaaattCAAAAGGAAGTCGTGTGAAGATACTGCACA GTGTTACATTTGTCTTGTTGAGTACGAAGATGGAGACAGCGTGCGTGTACTACCTTGTCATCATGAATTTCATAGAGCATGCATCGACAAATGGCTCAAAGAAATCCACAG GGTATGCCCGCTTTGCAGACATGACATCTGCCGACCCGACTCGCTAACTACAGGGAGTTGTTGA